Sequence from the Kogia breviceps isolate mKogBre1 chromosome X, mKogBre1 haplotype 1, whole genome shotgun sequence genome:
TGGCCTCTTTACTCTCTTCTTACTGCCCCTCACTATCTTGCTTTAGGCAACTCCTCCTCGCCTTTCCCCTTAACCAGCTCATTGGCCTTCTAACTAATTTCCCTCTTAAATGACTTTCCTTAAAAGTTTTCTGCTCTGCTTAACCTCTACAGTTTTGCTatgttccttaaaataaatgatacatttgTTATTCCCAGCTTTAAAAACTGAAGCTGACCTTCTATTGctaacaaaataaaacccaaccTGTCCTTAGATCATAGAAGATGCTTCAAAGTGTGACCACCTGCAATTTATCTTTCCTTCCTAATCCCCATCACGTCTTTCCTCTTTACTCCTTGTGTTTCAGCCACAGTGAATTTGTCAGTTCCTGAACAGGCCTTGTCTTTTGTCACTTCAGGAATGGGGCAGCGCAGGCAGACAGAAGAGATGAAAGTCTAATGTATAGTTATATGATCACTTTCCTCCTACCTTCTTGGAAATAGCTATTGTTAATCTTCTTTTACAGGAGTTTTTACTGTTTCTGACCGTGTGGCATTCAGTGTTCCATTGAATGACATCTTTAGATGCAATAGTTTATCAACCTTGGGAAAGAATGATGTTGTCCAGCACTATTGGGATGTTCATGTACAAGCTTTTGTCCAAAATGGCACGGTGAGCACAAAAGGTgagcacttaaaaaatatatatatacttctgtACTTGGGTCCTAACTTAAGATTAGCATATACCAGGTAGCTTTAGTTGAACTTGTTATCTTAAAGCATTTATATGTTAAGACTTACACCTTGCACTGCACTGTAAAGTTTTTATAAATAACAGCAATTCTTATTCTTGTGGAACTTGCACTTGTAAGTTTCTGATGTACATGTTGTGGAATGGTCTTTTAAAATGTGCTACCTGTAGCGTTTTCAGTGGATAAAACCTAATCTTTGTTTGAACAAATCCTCAGGTAGCATTTGATCCCCAGCTCTTCAGCTTTTGAAGATCCGAGACAAAGGCTGAGAAGTGGGATTTCTATGTTCTAATCTTGACTTTTATAAATTGATTTTGTAGCTTTTATGTGACTTTATTGGAAATACAATAATTTCTCGTGCACCAGTTCTGGAAAACTACCAACACGTCCTAAGAAGAGGTTGAAATAAAAGGTTCATTTGTATTTAAATCCttcaatgatttttaaacttttttcagttaaaaacagtatttttcctTATAGTGGTTATATGTGGAGAAGAAGAGGACAGGCCTAGGTAGGGGCAGACTGTTTTCAAACTTAAACCTCTGATTTTCACCTCAGAGGCGGATGATGTTTTGGGGGAACAAAGGGACTTAAGGGTATGAAAAGATGAGTGTGTGGCCACGCGTGAGTAGATGATGCATTTGtatgtgtctggagcctgtctGCCACGTCATAACTCTTAAGACTGTCTGCATATGAAGCAGCAGTTTGAGGACCTCTGACTCCTTTAGTTTAAAATAATACTATCAAGATATTCTCTACCCTAAATATAACCCTTTTGGACTTTTATTGTGAGAAATAGTTTGCCCTTCCCTGGCcttatgaattaaaaaatttattttgtcctTTGTTTGTTTCAGAGTTTTTGTGTGATAAAGATAAAACTTTAACCACAGTGGTGCCCGTCGTTCCCACCACTGTGCCATCTCCTACTACAACACCCCCTAAAAAGGAAAAGCCAGAGGTTGGATCCTATTCAGTTGTAAATAGCAATGGGACATGTCTTCTGGCTACCATGGGGCTGCAGCTGAACATTACTCATGATAAGGTATAGTTGCCTGTTTTTATTGATACATTCTTTCTGTATCTCCTTTCAAATGTAGTGGGTCCAGCCTTCACCCCCAAGACTAGTGTTATTAGAATGCTGCAGTTTTAAATAGAGATTTGTGTTGACGTGTAGAGTTTTGATGAATTTGAGTTATTACAACCGTGAAATGTTAATGTCACTGTCAAGGTGTTGTATTGGCCAGCCGGAAACCTAGTAGTTTAAAGGACTCTTTGGGGTGTATACTCATTTTGCCATCAGTAGATCAGAATACGAGCAGTTGATCTTTATTTCGTTAGTTTAAAATATAACTCCTTCACACTTTTACCTGAACCACACTAGGTGTGGAACAGTGCAGCTGTTTCTCCAGCTATTTGATGACTTGAATGgtataggtagataggtagatatagaTAGGGGTGTACCGATGGCACCTCTGGTTGCAGTGCTCCACTGGGGCTACAGAGGGCGTGCCAGCAAACCAATCCCATTTTCAGAGTCCTAGGACTTTACACAAGCTACACAGATGGCTCTTGTGCTCCactaaaaaatgtgttttcatttggCTCATTATTTGAAGAAGCTTTCctcttgtcttcctttttttttttaaagtcttctgaGTCATAGCTTGAGGACCCGGGCCAGCTTTGAAAGTAAGGTATCATACACTTAAGTATCCATATCTAGGAGACAAAAGGATTTTTTTGTCCTCCACGAACTTGGTCTTATTAGAGTATAAGGTTTTGCTGTAGATTTTTATGGTTCATCTGtacctctctcccctcttcttccCCTGAAGGTTGCTTTGGTTATTAACATCAATCCCAACACAACCAACTTCACTGGCAGCTGCCATCCTCAAACTGCTCTACTTAGGctgagcagcagcagcatcaagtATCTGGACTTTGTCTTTGCTGTGGTGAGTGACAGGTTTATCAGAATAGGGGAGCACATCTGAAAGTCtaaaaaggggtgtgtgtgtgtgtgtgtgtgtgtgtttgtatttgttgAGAGGGATAATTACCTCTCTTTTCCATTTCAACACTACTTAGTTATAAAGTGTAGTCCATTGATCCCTGTTAATCCCTCAGGGTCACTTCAATGTTCTGTGGGCTGGACTCGAATTCTGCTATTCTGTTTTTATGTAGACCTTAGGGTAGGAGTAAGAATTaacccatatttttaaaagtctactcTATCCATATAGATATATGTTATAATAAAGTCTATTTATAAAAGACAAAGTAAGTTCcgtaatatttttctctatttttggttAGAAAATTCTCAGGTTTGTCTGTtataatattttaggctttttcaaGGCTCTACTATTTGTAATAGTATCAGTAATAATGatagctaacacttattgagTACCCACTATGTACAAGGCTCTGTGCAAGTACTTTACGTGCATTACGTCAGGATAGTTTATAATGGCAGCATTCAGGTTTTTGTTGTTCATGATCACATCAAGGGCTGAACCCTAAGCAGAAGTTTCCATGCATGTTCTGCTTCTAGGTAGCATAAATTGATCATTGGGGACCTTTATTTCCACCTTCTCAGAGCAGTTGTTATCCCCATAATTTttcaaagagtgtgtgtgtgtgtgtgtgtgtgtgtgtgtgtgtgtgtgtgtgtgtgtatgtgtatgtacacatgtTACAGAAAATTGGAATGCGGAAGAGGGGCTATCAATGAGGGAAAATGTTGAACCACCAAAGTTATTGTATAAGGGGCTAAAAAACAGTTCTGCTTTTAAATCAGATTACTCTTATCTAGGGATGGGGAAATAGTCTCAACATCTGATATATGAAAAGTTAGGTATGTCTTTGTTTCGTGTCTGAACTTGGTATTTTGAGTCTAAAGCCTCTTTTCTCTATGGAATATATGCCGAGTGATTGAGGATTCTATTTTAGAAAGGTTTATAAAAACCTTCCCTTTTCCAGCATTCAAATAATTACTCCGTTGTAGTACATATATGACCAGTGAATTACTATTAACGAATGTCTAGTTAAGCTTGTCATCTTCAGTGTGATAAGAGCAGGCTCCCCAAGTTACCTCATAGAGATTATATTATAGTCAATAAGAATGAAGAAAGTAATATTTTAGATTCACTCCCTTTTGAGTGATTGAGCTTGATCTTTCTAGCTGAGGTAAGATTCTAAAAGGAACATGGTTTCTTCTGACTCTCATGGGGAAACATGTAATATTTAatgattataatatttaattgCCCAGCAGACTATTCTAAAATGTAATACAAAATAGTGACATTTTAACCATGCTATAGGCACtttgaaaaatcaagaaacatcTGCAGTGTCACCAGAGTTCAGTGGGGCCCATCTCACCTTCAATCCTATCATGACACTTGCTTCTAAGGATAATTTATTGAATTCGGTGTATGTGTAGGATGTTATGGTGGGATACAAAGAGGAAGGCCTGTATTCTTCAGATGCCCATGGATTAGTGGTAAAGATAGCAATGTACTAATAATTACCGTTTTTATGGAAGGCCTTGAATGTCATGCTGGCTTTTGGAATTGATTCTTTGGGCAAGTAGAGTGCTGTGGGATGAGTGCTAAACCAGAGGAAAATACAAAGTGCTATAAGAGTGTAGAAGAATGAGCCATTAATTCTAACTAGAGGAGAGTCCAGGAGGGTTTAACAGAAAAGATGGCATTTAAGCTGAACCTTCAAGGATGGGTCAGATTTGTACACATGGGGGAGAAGTGGGGGGAGTAATTGAAAAAGTACAAGCTACCCCTGGATAAAGGAACACAATCAAGATCAGGTGGAGAATGAGACATGTAGCATGTTTAGTGAAAGATAAGTTTGGAAGAGTAGTTGGGACTAATTGTGGAGAGCCTTGAATGCCAAGCCAAGGAGAAATGCGATAGGGTTGTCTGGTCCTCTTTATGCTTCCTCCTGAAATTCTCTTAGTCTGCCCCCTGGTTTTCATTCCCTACTGATTCAGGCCTGCATTACCTCTTACCTGGATGTTTCAGACAGCCTCCTAACTAGTCccatctcttcctcccctcccccaatgtACTTCGGCCTCAGCTTGATCTTCCTGAAGCTCAGCTCTTCCTCAGAAACCTGCAGTAGTTCTGTTTTGCGGACAAGAAAACATCTTAATTCCATGCCAGGGTAGTTCAagcctcccctccctgccatgCAATGTAACCTGCATATCCAGCTTTAtgattccttctttccctttttaagAACCTCATGCTTCCCTTACCCTGTTCCCTGTGTACATCCCGTGTGGTAGGAGAGCGTATGAGTAACCAGTACCCAGGCTCTGCAGCCAGACTTCCTGGTGTCAAATCCCAGCTCACTGACTACTGTGTAGCCTTGTGGAAGTTAACTCAACACCCTCCATAATTCAGTTACAAAATGGGGTGTTGTAATTCTTCCGTTCCTTGAAGCCTCTTATGTAAAGTTTTAAGAACATTGCTTGTCACTTCGTAAGTTCTCAAATGCTCGTGTGCTTGTGATTATGCTCATTTTCTGACTACCTTTCCTCATGCAGTTGCTTTCTCAAATACTCGTTTCTGCTTGTTTCCTAATTGAATCCTACCCAATTCAAATGGCCCATCCCTAAGCTTGTGTTACCTTTGCTCCTCCCTTAGTTGGAAGTAACTTCTCgccttttaattttcataacctatcactttttttgtaatatggttatttatttatatctatcttCTCTTACCTGGCAGATTGCAAATGCAATGGGGGCAGGAACCATATCTGGTCCGTTTTGCTGGCTCCTTGGAACACTTAGATATGTTATCTTGTACATACTAAAAGCACCGAAATAATTAGAATGACTGGCTAATCAGATGAGTGCTTCAGAAAGAAAATAGCAGCGAAGGCAAGGTTAGAACTGGAGAGGCTGAAAGGCAGGGAGCCCTGTTAAGAGGCTGTTGTGATCCAGGCTAGAGGTGATGAGCTCAGAAAGTGATAGAAGGATTGGAATGGAGGGAGTGAATTGCTGAGTGTCTAAGAACCATATGAGCACACCTCTGATCCAAAAGTtggaaacaaaatgaagaggGAAAGGGTTTCTGTCACATTTTGAGTCCTTTTACTTAGTTGCAGTTTATTCTACTGGTTCAGGTCTAATCCATGGTTTTATCTTCTGGGTAATAGTATTAGATTGCTTTCTTTCTGTAGACATTAACTGTACCTGTAGACAGTTGTGATGCATTGATTAACTCTTTTtcacacagaaaaatgaaaaccgaTTCTATCTAAAGGAGGTGAATGTCAGCATGTATTTGGTTAACGGCTCTGGTAAGCAAAACATTGGCCTTGGGGAAAAGAGTATGGATTACACTGAAAGAATAGAAACTGTAATTATCTTGTTACCAAATAGTGCCTTATTTAATGGACCAGAAGATTCTATGTCAAAATTGTACTTTGACCATAACTTAAAATCAGTAACTTAGAACTAGAGTGTTCTATCTTTTGCAGTATCCCATATTTTCAAAGCATGGTAGATAATGGTTAAGAATatgagtgagggcttccctggtggcgcagtggttgagaatccgcctgccgatgcaggagacacgggttcgtgccctggtccgggaagatcccacatgccgcagagcaactaagcccgtgagccatggccgctaggcctgcgcgtctggagcctgtgctctgcaacaggagagaccacaacagtgagaggtccgcataccgcaaaaaaaaaaaaaaaaaaaaaaaaaagaatatgagtgAGTTTTAGACTGTAGAAACATCTATAGAAAGATACAGAACCTAGTGATCTTAAGAATGGCTTTTTGTGGGCAGACCCTGTACCCTAAGCCCCCATATTTCACAGAAAAATCCTGAGGACTgtcccatttttttgttgttgttgttgatgggATAAGAAGTTACTAacatggttttttttccccttaaagttTTTAGCATTGCAAATAACAATCTCAGCTACTGGGATGCCCCCCTGGGAAGTTCTTACATGTGCAACAAAGAGCAGACTGTTTCAGTGTCTGGAGCATTTCAGATAAATACCTTTGATCTAAGGGTTCAGCCTTTCAATGTGATGGAAGGAAAGTATTCTACAGGTAAGAATCAAGcaagttttattaataatttatgttCTTAGGTTGACTGCTGGGCGGCTTTTCCTATGAGTCATGGGAATTTAAGCACTGAAATAGAGGAATATGAATTCACCTCTCGACTCTGTTGTAGAGTTCTCATAGCCTTGAGCAAGTTGTGTAACTATATTTAGCTCATCATTTTGCTCAAATTAGATTTGTTTTGTGATCTCAAAACCATTTGCAACAAAGTTCTTAAAGCTAAAACTGATAGGAGCTTTAAGTGAGCTTCATTTAAGgtgtagacatttctccatggGTTGTAGTTTGTGGGAAGGGTGGCACTTGGGAGCAGCAGTTTTTGAGTATCTTGCCTCTGCCTTCTTGGGGCCATCTTCTTGCTGGAAACATTTTCATACCAGAATTAAAGCAGTTTGGTCTCATTTTGTTAAGACAAAAGATTGCAGTAGGAAAGCCTCAGCTATCATGACCTGTGTTTTGGCCAGCCAGAAAGATCTGGAGAGTTTTACAGAAAGATCTAGAGAGTTTTAAAAGCATGTGCCAGTGTGAATGAGGCTTTTTGAAGGTCTACTCAGGGCTCATGGTGGTATTTATCAGATTTTTAGTGAAAGCTTTGCGAAGGGCTTATTACAGTGTGTTTATATGAATATGAAAGATGCATTTGGCATCACAAGATTAAAATTTGTTTGAAGAGGAAAAAGTACATAAAATTCCTTAATTGACTCATCCTTTAAAACCAATTACTTAAATTTGACGGTTTGTGGATCACAGTTCTACCCAGCAGAGCCGTCCCAGTCATCCACATCCTTTTTAACAATTAATTCTATGGTTTAGAAGGAAATGTGGAAGCTGTGTTTAAAGTGAATGTGCTGTGAGCTGCTCAGCAGTTTTGCAGTAGTGCTGAACACCTAGCCTGACTTGGTTAGGCCAGAATAAATTGGGCTCTTCACCCTACCATTCTTGTGATTAGAAGGGttaatcacaatttaaaaatacattcaagaATTCATTTCCCCCTTTGTCAGTTTTGCTTACATACTTCAATTATTTTGATCCTTTAATAGTTTTACTTTTGAGTCTTTATCGAGCTCGCCTACATTATTACCTTAATTTTAGGTCCAGATTTGTGTTTagaacttaaaagcatttgcagtGTAGAATCCGCTCAAGCCTGTTTATCTAGTCAGCTGTAATAGACATGAGCTGTGTTTTTTCTCTAATTTGAAACTTCGGTTTTTATGTACATAGAATTAAAAATGTCACCCAAAAGAGTATACAACATTTAGTACTGATAATGAATGCGTAATCTACTTGTGGAGCTAGGTTCTTGACTGTGGGTACCTATAAATACAACACAGTGGTAATACTTCACTGTTTAGGAGGAGGAAATAGACTTTCAGTAAGGTAAGAGTGTTGATTGGATTTTACTGGATCAGACTACTCTCTAGAAATGGGGAAAATAGCCCCTGTGGGCTGCCAGCCCTGACCAGATTGATAAATGTGGTAAACACACTCAAATTAGTAAGAGGTCCCAGTTTCTTGACTTTTGCAGCCACTAAAAGCATATACTTGAAGTCGGGAATctgtaaactttttctgtaaagcctCAGACAGTGTTAGGTTTGGaggccatgtggtctctgtcacaactattcagctctgctgttgtagcatgaaaacagccacaggcaataaacaaatgagtgaggctgtgttccaataaagctttacttGTGGATACTGGaacttgaatttcatataattctcaTGAGTCACaaaatcatctttttttgttttgtttccaatcATTTAGAGATGTTCAAAAGGCATTTTTAGCCCTGGGGCCAGATTTGGCTCACGGGCTATAGTTTGCCCCATCTTTGCTCTAAAGGATTCCAGAGCCAGCATGGCTGTTCTAATCCCACAGTTAAACCTTCCTGATCTGCTCTGAGTTTCCCAAAAGACATTCACTCTACCACTAAGAGTCTAATCCTGCTGTGCAGCTATCTGGCTAGATTAGCTCTCTTCATTTCTGATAAAGTAATACTCCTATTTTGGAAAGCACTtggaatataaacaaagaaatatagacacatgtatttgttttactcatagatataaataaatgagtatatattcatatatatctatctctagatacacacatacatgaatGAAAGGACAAAGAAGGTTTAGGATTTTAATTCTAGGACACTCCATAATTTTATGTAGCTTTACCATTAAAATATACCTGTCTTAATTACTTAAAGTTGATCTTATAAGAGCATTTCTGAATTTTGAATCAACATCTTTTACTTTTGGACATCATTTTTTTTATTATACTCATTATTTGTTACACACTTTTTCTCACCTACAGCCCAAGAGTGTTCGCTGGATGATGACATCATTCTAATACCAATTATAGTTGGTGCTGGTCTTTCAGGCTTGATTATCGTTATAGTGATTGCTTACCTAATTGGCAGAAGAAAAAGTTATGCTGGATATCAGACTCTGTAACACTAATCCACATGTGACTCTGTTACAAAACAATAAAGCAAGTACAAGATCCAAGATCCAACATGCAATACTGTTCGATTTAAGGTATATATAGTTGCAGTTCTGATCTTAACAACAGGTGGTACAGAGGATTTTGAacttaaatagataaaaataccCCTAAAACTATAAACTATAAATTAGTCACATGATTCTGGTTTTCCCAACTAaggaatttaaaagttatttctacAGCAAAATCACGTGGATTATAGATTCTATTTTATTGTCTTGAATTAGTATTGCATTGTTCTCACTTTAAACATTCTGGCTAGAAATATACAGCTTAGGAAAGGGTTAACCGCACCTCCACATGTAGTCGAATTGAGACAACACATTCTAAGGTGGATTTGTACTTGCTCCTTTGCATTTTTTTGGTGATTTTGTTTGCAGGTTAACTTAGCTGCTTTGGCATTGCTGTGTATTTGACTATGAGAGATATGCCAATAGATTTGAACAGGGTCTAGTATTATTATGTTCTTAGCAATGCATGCTTTTCTAATGCCTTTTGAATACATTTGTATTTAATGTGGCTGTAGTGACAAAAGatacaaaagctttaaaaattttagaataggtGTTAATCTTATTGTTtaatctttttaagaaaaaaactggaTATTTCCGTCTTTTAAATTGTAAGACACAAGACTATTCCAACTGGGCATTTCAATCCATTTTCTAGACGTTTTAGAGATAATTGCTAGGCAGTGCCAATTTGGGGTGTTAGTCCTTTGTACCCGTAAATTGGCTTCTACATGCAGTGCTAAAATTAATGTAGATTTCTCTTTAGCTTTTTAGTATCC
This genomic interval carries:
- the LAMP2 gene encoding lysosome-associated membrane glycoprotein 2 isoform X1; translation: MVCFRLAPVPGSGLLLLCLVLGAVSSYALELNLTDPQNATCLYAKWQMNFTIRYETTDKHNKTVTISDLGAATYSGSSCGDDQNGPKIAVQFGSGFSWIVNFTEETYSYSIDSISFSYNTNDNTTFPDAKEKGVFTVSDRVAFSVPLNDIFRCNSLSTLGKNDVVQHYWDVHVQAFVQNGTVSTKEFLCDKDKTLTTVVPVVPTTVPSPTTTPPKKEKPEVGSYSVVNSNGTCLLATMGLQLNITHDKVALVININPNTTNFTGSCHPQTALLRLSSSSIKYLDFVFAVKNENRFYLKEVNVSMYLVNGSVFSIANNNLSYWDAPLGSSYMCNKEQTVSVSGAFQINTFDLRVQPFNVMEGKYSTAEECSADSDLNFLIPVAVGVALGFLIIVVFISYMIGRRKSRTGYQSV
- the LAMP2 gene encoding lysosome-associated membrane glycoprotein 2 isoform X4 — its product is MVCFRLAPVPGSGLLLLCLVLGAVSSYALELNLTDPQNATCLYAKWQMNFTIRYETTDKHNKTVTISDLGAATYSGSSCGDDQNGPKIAVQFGSGFSWIVNFTEETYSYSIDSISFSYNTNDNTTFPDAKEKGVFTVSDRVAFSVPLNDIFRCNSLSTLGKNDVVQHYWDVHVQAFVQNGTVSTKEFLCDKDKTLTTVVPVVPTTVPSPTTTPPKKEKPEVGSYSVVNSNGTCLLATMGLQLNITHDKVALVININPNTTNFTGSCHPQTALLRLSSSSIKYLDFVFAVKNENRFYLKEVNVSMYLVNGSVFSIANNNLSYWDAPLGSSYMCNKEQTVSVSGAFQINTFDLRVQPFNVMEGKYSTAQDCSADDDNFLVPIAVGAALAGVLILVLLAYFIGLKRHHAGYEQF
- the LAMP2 gene encoding lysosome-associated membrane glycoprotein 2 isoform X2 — encoded protein: MVCFRLAPVPGSGLLLLCLVLGAVSSYALELNLTDPQNATCLYAKWQMNFTIRYETTDKHNKTVTISDLGAATYSGSSCGDDQNGPKIAVQFGSGFSWIVNFTEETYSYSIDSISFSYNTNDNTTFPDAKEKGVFTVSDRVAFSVPLNDIFRCNSLSTLGKNDVVQHYWDVHVQAFVQNGTVSTKEFLCDKDKTLTTVVPVVPTTVPSPTTTPPKKEKPEVGSYSVVNSNGTCLLATMGLQLNITHDKVALVININPNTTNFTGSCHPQTALLRLSSSSIKYLDFVFAVKNENRFYLKEVNVSMYLVNGSVFSIANNNLSYWDAPLGSSYMCNKEQTVSVSGAFQINTFDLRVQPFNVMEGKYSTAQECSLDDDIILIPIIVGAGLSGLIIVIVIAYLIGRRKSYAGYQTL
- the LAMP2 gene encoding lysosome-associated membrane glycoprotein 2 isoform X3: MVCFRLAPVPGSGLLLLCLVLGAVSSYALELNLTDPQNATCLYAKWQMNFTIRYETTDKHNKTVTISDLGAATYSGSSCGDDQNGPKIAVQFGSGFSWIVNFTEETYSYSIDSISFSYNTNDNTTFPDAKEKGVFTVSDRVAFSVPLNDIFRCNSLSTLGKNDVVQHYWDVHVQAFVQNGTVSTKEFLCDKDKTLTTVVPVVPTTVPSPTTTPPKKEKPEVGSYSVVNSNGTCLLATMGLQLNITHDKVALVININPNTTNFTGSCHPQTALLRLSSSSIKYLDFVFAVKNENRFYLKEVNVSMYLVNGSVFSIANNNLSYWDAPLGSSYMCNKEQTVSVSGAFQINTFDLRVQPFNVMEGKYSTAQECSLDDDIILIPIIVGAGLSGLIIVIVIAYLIGRRKSYAGYQTL